The nucleotide sequence GCCGCTGCCTGGCCCGGGGTAGTCGTCGGCGGTGAAGAAGTCCCGCACCTTGTTCACGCCGTACCACCCGCCGAGCACGATCCCGCCGAGCACCGCGACCACGACCAGCAGAGCCACTAACGTCTTACCGCTGCTCCGCTCGGCTTTCCGCCGATGACGTCCGGGGGTGCCGGGGCCGTAGCTGCCCGACTCCTCCGTGAACGGCACGAGATCGAGGTCGTTCACGGCTGATCCGCACTCCGCTCCGCGTCCAACCAGGCCTGAAGGATCAGCACCGCGGCGGCCTGGTCCACCACAGCGCGGTGTTTTTTCCCGCGTACGCCCCTCTGGGAAAGAGTACGTCCCGCGATGACGGTCGTCAGCCGTTCATCGGACAACTGAACCGGCACCGGGTGGTGAGATTCACGCAGCCGTTCGGCCAATAGATCCGCATATTCACGAGCAGCCACCGCAGCGCGACCCTCCGCGCCGGAGAGCGATCGGGGCAGGCCCACGACGACCTCCACCGCTTCGTACTCAG is from Cryptosporangium minutisporangium and encodes:
- the ruvX gene encoding Holliday junction resolvase RuvX, with translation MRRGVRLGVDVGAVRVGLAASDPSGILASPVETVARDMKNRSDLDRIVALVAEYEAVEVVVGLPRSLSGAEGRAAVAAREYADLLAERLRESHHPVPVQLSDERLTTVIAGRTLSQRGVRGKKHRAVVDQAAAVLILQAWLDAERSADQP